The segment CCATCGGACTGCGCCGTACGCGATGCCTATGCGAGCCGGCTGAAAAGCAGTGCCCACGACCTGCGCACCGCCAACAGCCGCCTGCCGACCTCACCGGCCGACCTGACCTTGCGCATCGTCAACCTGATGGTGGACGGTTTTCTGGAACTGCGACGTGAACTGACGCGCCAGCTCGACCACTGGCAGGCCGAACTGCTCAACCCGCGCACCCGCTTTTCCAACTGGACCTCGCTGCTGGATGCGCGCCTGTCCCTGCGCCAGCTCGACGAGCTTTGCGAGGACCAGCGCCAGGCCGTGATCGACTGGATCGAGGTGATCGAAGACTGGCCCGAAGCCGGCACACCCATGGCCCAACGGGAACGCGACCAACTGCAGGTGCGCAGCCGCGACCTGCTGGAACATATCGAACGGGTCGTGCACCACGTGCGTCGCCTCGAGCACAGCATCGAAACCGTGGTCCAGATGCACTTCAGCGCCCAGAGCAACCGCACCAACGACATCATGCGCACGCTCACGGTGCTGACCGCCATCTTCCTGCCGCTGAACCTGATCGCCGGCATCTTCGGCATGAATTTCGATGCCATCCCGCTGATCCACAGCGACGGCGGCTTCTGGTGGGCCATGGGCTCCATGGGGCTGACCGCTGTCGCCCTGGCCCTGCTGTTCTGGCGCAAGCGCTACCTTGAGCGCAGCGGGCGTTAGCTCAGTTCGGTCCTGGCGCTGTCCCGGCGTCGGGACCGGAACCGATCTTCAGGTGCACCAGCAGATCGGCCACCAGCTCCAGGCGCACCAGGGGGCTGTCCACCGCCAGGAACTGCTGCTTGAGCTGCGGGCTCACCGGCAGGATGTCGCACCAGCGGTTGGCCAGCCAACCGCAGTCGTCCCACTGCAGCGGGGGCTGGATCGGCAACTCGTCACCGGGTTTGGCCTGCGCCTGCATGTGTTGCAGCAGACGCTGCAGGCCGACGCGGACATGGACAAGGTCCTCCGGCACCGGCACCGGCGTGTCCTCCTCCAGGTATTCGGCCTCGCCGGTCCACAGGCCGTGTTTCAGCTGCTCGCTGCGCAGCAGGCGAAAGCGTCGGCCACCGCGGCAGCGCACCAGCATCAGCCCCGGCTGCGGCCGCTCGAAGGAGGTGATGTGTGCCATCGTGCCCACGAGGTGGAACACTTCGGGCCCGAAGGCCGGCTCACCCGCCTCGCCCGGGCGTGGCGGCTGCCGCACCTCACTGCCGCTGCTGAGGCAGACCACGCCGAAGGGAGCGCCCTCCTTCTGGCAACGCTGGATCAGGTCCAGGTAACGCACCTCGAAGATGCGCAGCGGCAGCACACTGCCGGGAAACAGCACGGTCTGCAGGGGAAACAGGGGCAGCTGGAAGGTCGAACTCATCTCAAGGTCTGCTCAACTGGAACAGGCTCGCTCCGTTGTCCCAGGCGATGCGGCGTGCCACCTCGGGCGGCAGGTCACCCAGCCAGCGACGGTAGCCGCGCATCAGTTCGTCGTAATACATCCAGCGCTGGTTGACCCAGGTGTCGGAGCCGATCAGGAAGCGGTCCGGGTATTTCAGCAGCAGCGCACGCCATTCAGGACACAGGCGGCTTTCGTCGCATGTCAGCCCCGGCCGGTAGGACAGCTCACCCATGAGCAGTGGGTACTTCTCCATCAGCGCCGCCACACGCGCCGCCGGTGAGCCGCCGATGCCGGTGTGCGCCCAGATCAGCCGCGCGCCGGGCGCATGCGCCATCAGCAGGTCGATGGCCACGTCATCCACATGGGCCAGCACGGCCAGCTGCTTCTCTGCGGCGAACTGCATGAGCTTTTTCGCCACCGGGCCGTTGGCATTGGCGCTGTCGTAGAGATGGAACTCACCGATGCCGCGGTAGGGCCCGGCCGCCGTGCCACGCGCGAACTCGGTCTGCACCATGGTGTAGATGCTCTCGTCGCGGAACCAGTTGTCGTAGTCGGCCCGGTTGCGGTAGAGGCGGATGAAGGGCACCACCGTCACGCCGGCCGCGCGCGTCTGCACACCGGCCGAGGCCAGGGTCCTGGTGCCGTCATTGGGCCGGCTGTTGGCGATGACAGCGCGCACACCGTTGCGCTGCATGCGGGCCAGCACATCGTCCAGCGGGTGCGGGCCCTGATAGGCCTCTTCGTTGTAGTGCAGGTGGGCGTCGAACAGCGGGCCGCTGTAGTCGGCCGCATGGGCCGGGCCGGCCAAGGCCAGCCCACACAACACCAGCAGCGGGCGCCACATGATGTCAGCCCAGGTGTTTGGCAAAGAAGGCCAGGGTGCGCTCGCGCGCCAGCGCCGCGGCCGTGGCATCCCAGGCTCCGCGGTGGTCGCAGTTGAAGCCGTGGTTGGCCGCATAGACATGCACCTCGGTTTCCGGGTGGGCCTTCTGGAAAGCCGCCACGCCCTCCAGCGGAATCCAGTGGTCCTTCTCGCCGAAGTGCGCCAGCACCGGGCACTTCGGCGTGCGCGCGATCTCGGCCTCGGTGGTGACACCGCCACCGTAATAAGGCACGGCCGCACTCACCCCCTTGAGCAGGCAGGCCGTGCGCCAGGTCAGCAGGCCACCCCAGCAGTAGCCGACCACGCCCACCTTGCCGGCCTGGGCCGCATGGGTGATGGCGGCCTGGATGTCCTGCAGCACGCCGGGCGCCGGCAGTGCCTCCACGGTGGCCTTGAGCGCCATGCCGGCACTCATGTCGTCAGGGGCATAGCCCAGTTCGACGCCGGGCTTGACGCGGTGGAAGGTGGCCGGTGCCACCGCCAGATAACCCGCGGCCGCATAACCGTCGGCCACGGCGCGGATATGCGCGTTGACGCCGAAGATTTCCTGCAACACCACCACGCCGCCGCGCGGTTTGGTCGCCGGTTGTGCCACGTAGGCCGGGAACGTGAAACCGTCGGCGGCCTTCAGATCGATGAACTGTCCCATGCGCTGTTCTCCTGGTTTGCTTTTTAAGGGGATACGCCCAGCTTGCGGGCCACGAAATCGAGCCGGTCCTGGCCCCAGAAAATCTCGCCGTCGATGACGTAACTCGGTGCGCCGAAGACACCGGCAGCGATGGCCTGCTGCGTATAGGCCTCGTAACGTTCGCGCACTTCCTGGCTGTCGGCCTGTGCCCGCCGTTTGGCATCGAGACCACATTCAGCCAGCAGCGCGGCCAGCACCTGATCGTCGCCGATATTGCGCTCCTGCGCCCAGACCGCTGCCATGATGGCGCCGGCGATCTTCATCGCGGCGTCAGGGCCATCGTGCTGATCCACCGCGATGATCAGGCAGGCGGCATCGTCGCCACCGACCGGGAAGTACTTGGGTTGGGGATGCAGCGGGATCTTCAGGAATTCGCTGTAGCGCTTCAGCTCCACCAGGCGGTAGGCCTGGCGCTGCGGCGCGCGCTTCGGCAAGGGCAGGCCGCCGGAAATGGGAAACACCTTGCCGCCCAGATCCACCGGCAACACACGGATGGTGGCGCCGGCGGCCTTGGCCATGGCGGCAAAACGCGCATGGCCCAGATAGGTCCAGGGGCTTTGCGGCGCGAAATAGTAGTCCACTGTACGGCTCATCGTGTCTCCTCTTGCATGTTCCGGCTGTTTCTGCGGCAATGGTATCTTGTCGTCATCACACCTGCAGGAGCTGGGATTTGGACAAGGTTCTACTGGTCACCGGGGGCGGCCGCGGCATCGGCGCCGCCACGGCGCTGCTGGCCGCGCAGCGCGGTTACGCGGTCGCCGTCAACTACACGAGCAACTCGCTGGCAGCCGACGAGGTGGTGCGGCAGATCCGCGCCGGTGGCGGCACGGCCATGGCGGTGCGCGCCGATGTAGCCGACGAGGCCCAGGTGCTATCCATGTTCCAGCAGGTCGACGCCAAGCTCGGCCGCCTCACGGCCCTGGCCAACAACGCCGGCGTGGTGGACACCACCCAGCGTGTGGACGAACAGAGCCTGGCACGCTGGCAGCGCATGTTCGCGATCAACGTCTTCGGCACCATGCTGTGCGCACGCGAAGCCGTGCGCCGCATGAGCACACGCCATGGCGGCACGGGCGGCGCCATCGTCAACGTCGGCAGCGTGGCCTCGGTGCATGGCGCGGCCGGGCAGTACGTGGACTACGCGGCCGCCAAGGGTGCGGTAGACGTGTTCACCCTGGGGCTGGCGCGCGAGGTCGCCACCGAAGGCATCCGCGTCAATGCGGTACGGCCCGGCATCGTCGACACCGAGATCCACGCCAGCGGCGGCCAGCCCGGGCGCGCGCAACGCCTGGCGCCACAGATCCCGATGCAGCGCCCCGGCACGGCGCAGGAAATCGCCAACGCCATCGTCTGGCTGCTGTCGGATGAGGCTGGCTACTCGACCGGCTCCATCCTGGACGTGACGGGAGGGCGCTGATGAGCACGAAAACCTTCAGGTACTACTGGGAAGACATGGCCGTGGGCAGCACGCGCGAGCTCGGCAGCGTCAGCCCCACGCGCGAACAGATCATGGACTTCGCGCGCCAGTTCGACCCGCAGCCCTTCCACCTGGACGAGGCCGCCGCCCAGGCCTCGGTCTTCGGCAGCCTGTGCGCCAGCGGCTGGCACACCTGCGCCATGGCCATGCGCCTGATGGTCGACAACTTCCTGTCCGAAGCGGCCGGCCTGGGCTCGCCCGGGCTGGAAAGCCTGAAGTGGACCAAACCGGTGTTTCCCGGCGACACGCTGAGCCTGCGCCACACCATCCTGGACAGCCGCCCCATGGGCAGCCGGCCCGACGTGGGCCTGGTGCGCACGCTGTGGGAGATGCACAACCAGCGCGGCGACAAGGTGCTGCACATGGAAGGCTGGGGCATGTTCCGCCGCCGCACGCCAGCCACCACCACCTGAGCCCGTCATGGACTTCAAACCCCTCGTCACCCTGCTGGCCATCGTCAACCCGCTGGCCATCGTGCCCTTTTTCATCCACTACACCCAGGGTTTCACGCGCGAGCAGCGCCTGCGCACCATCTGGATCTCCTCGCTCAGCGCCTTCGCGGTGATTGCCATCAGCGCCCTGCTGGGCCTGCAGATCCTGGCCTTCTTTGGCATCTCGCTGGCGAGCTTCCAGGTGGGCGGCGGCATGCTGCTGCTGACCTCGGCCCTGGCCATGCTCAATGCACAACCGGCCGAAGCCAAGTCCAACGCGGAAGAGATGCAGAGCGCGGCCGAACGCTCGGCCGCGCGCGCCAGCATCGCCGTGGTGCCGCTGACCATCCCGCTGCTCACCGGCCCGGCCACCATGTCCACCGTGGTGATCTACGCCGACAAGGCGAAAGACCTGCTGCAGCTCGGCACCCTGGTGGGCTACGGCGTGGTCGTGGCGCTGGCCACGGCCCTCTGCTTCGCGCTGGCCGAGCCGATCGCACGTGTGCTGGGCAAGACCGGCATCAACGTGATGACCCGCCTGATGGGCCTGATCCTCGCGGCCCTGGCCGTGGAGGTGATGTCCGATGGCCTGATGAAACTGTTCCCGGCCCTCGGACGTTGAAGCGTTTCTAGAACGCTGCCACCGCACCGTTGGAACGCGGATCGAAACCGCCTTCCAGCACGCCGTTGGGGTGGCGCACCAGCATACCGGCGTGGCCCACGCCCTCGTCCCAGGCGCCGATGGTCTCCACTTCGTGGCCCAGCGCGCGCAACTGCGTCAGCACGGCCGGGTCAAAACGGCTCTCCAGCTTGAGCGAGTCGCTGGACTGGCCCCAGGTGCGGCCCAGCAGCCAGCGCGGCCGCTCGATGGCCTGTTGCGGGTGGTCGCCGAAACGCATCACGCGGTTGAAGATGGTGGCCTGCGTCTGCGGCTGGCCGTCGCCCCCCATGGTGCCGTAGACCATGCTGCCGCCGTTGGCCAGCTGGGCCATGGCCGGGTTCAGCGTGTGGAAGGGTTTCTTGCGCGGCTCCAGCGTGTTCACGTGCTTCGGGTCCAGCGAGAAGCTGCAACCGCGGTTCTGCCAGTTCACGCCACTGCTGGGCAGCACCACGCCGGAACCGAACTCATGGTAGATGCTCTGGATGAAAGAGACAGCGAGACCATTCTGGTCGATCACGCCCATCCAGATGGTGTCGCCCGGATCGGTCTTCTTGCCCCAGGGCAGGGCCACGTCGGACTTGAATTCCTTCGCCAGCGCATCGATACGCGCCGGTGTCAGAAGCTCGGCCGGCGGCAGGGCCATGAAGTCGGGGTCGGTGAGGTATCGGTCGCGCACACGGAAAGCGAGCTTGGTCGCTTCCACCTGCGCATGGATGAAAGCCGCGCTCTCGGGGCCGGCCTGCTTCCAGCCCGGGAAACGCTCCATCAGCGCCAGGATCAGCAGCGACACCAGGCCCTGCGAAGGCGGCACCATATTGTGCAGCTGCGCGCCGCCGACCGGCACGGTCAGCGGGTCGATCAGTCTGGCCTGGTGCGCCTGCAAGTCGGCCAGCGTGAGCGGGCTGCCCACAGCGGCCAGCTCGGCCGCCATCTGTTTCGCCAGCGCGCCGCGGTAATACTCGTCCGTGCCCTTGCGCGCGATCAGCGCCAGCGTGTCGGCCAGGCGTGACTGCTTGAACAGTGCCCCCACCTGCGGCACCTGGCCCTGGGTCAGGAAGGTCTCGGCAAAACCCGGGCGGTCTTTCAGTTCGGCCAGCTTGGCCTGCGTGGTGCTGGCCTGGCTGCGCGTGACGGGGATACCCTGGCGCGCCAGGAAGATCGCGTCGTCCAGCAGGCGGCTCAGAGGCAGGCGGCCACCGAGCGATTGCGCCGACAGCTGGTGCGCTGCGCCCCAGCCCGAAATGGTGCCGGCCACGGTCAGCGCGGCGGTGCCGCCGCGAAAGGGAATGCTGCCGCTGATGCCGCGCTGGGCGTACCAGTCGCGGCTGGCCGCCAGCGCACTGCGACCGCTGGCGTCGATGCCGCCGGGGCGGTTGCCCGGGCCGTTGATGACCCAGAAGCTGTCGCCGCCGATGGAGTTCATGTGCGGGTAGACCACGGCAATGGTGGCTGCGGCGGCCACCATGGCCTCCAGGGCGTTGCCGCCTTCGCGCAGCACGGCAACGGCCGACTCGGCGGCCAGGGAGTGGGGCGCCACCGCGATACCGCGGCGGCCATAGACGGATTGGGCCATACGAAATTCCTCAGGAAAGGGAAAGGCGCCCACAGGCGCCTTTCCAAACGGTCACATCATGCTACCAGCCGATGGCCTTGGGCAGCCACAGCGCGATCTGCGGGTAGAAGAACAGCAGCAGCAGCGCCAGGAACTGCATGGTGATGAAGGGGATCACACCTTTGTAGATGTCCTTGATCGTCACCTCCGGCGGCGCCACGCCCTTGAGATAGAACAGGGCCCAGCCGAAAGGCGGCGTCAGGAAGGAGGACTGCAGGTTCACCGTGATCAGCATGGCCAGCCAGACCGGGTCTACCCCCTGAGCCAGCAGTACCGGCAGGAACAGGGGCACGGCGATGTAGCTGATCTCGATCCACTCGATGAAGAAACCCAGCACGAAGATCAGCAGCATCATGAACCAGATGTCGCTGTTCACGCCGCCGGGCAGCACCTCGAACATGCGCGTGATCAGGTCCTCGCCATGCAGGCCGCGGAAGGCCAGCGCAAACACCTGGGCCGTCATGAGGATGAGCATCATGATGGCGGTGATCTTGCTGGTCTCCAGCGCCACGTCTTTCAGGACCTTCCAGGTGAAACGCTTCGAAAGGACGGTGATCAGCACCGCACCCACAGCACCCATGGAGGCGGCCTCGGTCGGCGCGGCGATGCCGCCGACGATGGAGCCCAGCACCGCCACCACCAGCATGATGGGCGGCACCACGACTTTCCAGAAGCGGATCCAGAGCTGGCGGCGCGTGACGCCATCGCGCTCGTCCTGCGGAATCGGCGGCATCAGGTCGGGCTTGAGCCAGCCCAGCACCAGCAGGAAGATGATGTACACGGCCGAGAGCAGCATGCCCGGCCCGACCGCCGCGGCGAACAGTGTGCCCACCGAGAGCTGCATGATGTCGGACAGCAGGATCAGGATCAGGCTGGGCGGGATGATCTGCCCCAGCGTTCCGGAAGCGCAGATGGCGCCGCAGGCGATGCTCTTGTTGTAACCACGCTTGATCAGCGTGGGCAGGGTCAGCAGGCCCAGGGTGATGACGGTGGCGCCGACGATGCCGGTGGTCGCGCCCATGAGCACGCCGAACAGGATGATGCCCACGCCCATGCCGCCGCGCACGCCGCCGGCGATGTGGCCCATGACGTCGAGCAGGTCGTCGGCCAGGCGGGATTTCTCCAGCATCACGCCCATGAAGACGAAGAGCGGGATCGCCATCCACTGGTAACCGGCCACGATGCCGTAGAAACGCGCCGGCAGCAGGCTGAAGAGGCTGTCACCGAAGCCCAGGTAGCCGAAGATGAAACCCACGGTCGCCAGCGTGGTGGCCACCGGAACGCCCAGCATCAGCAGGGCGAAAAAACCCACCAGCATCAGGATGGCATAGGTCTGCGGTTCAAACATGGCCACCCTCCACCGACTGTGCACGCTCGTGGAACAGGCGCAACAAGGCCGCCACCGTCTGCAGGGCCACCAGGCCATAACCGATCGGGATCAGCGACTTGACGATCCAGCGCAGCGGGATGCCACCCGGATCGGGCGAGCTCTCCTGGATGGAATAGGCCTGCATCACGTAGGCGATCGACACCTTGATGAAGATCAGCGCCACGGCCAGCAGCAGCAGCAGCGAGATCAGGTCGACGATGAATTTCTTGCGCGCCGAGTAGCTGGCGTAGAACAGGTCCACGCGCACGTTGTCGCCACGTTGCAGGGCGTAGCACATGCCCAGCAGGATGAGGGCTGCCAGCAGGTGCCACTCCAGCTCCTGGGCCCAGACCGAGCCGAAGCTGAAGGAGTAGCGCAGCAGCACATTGACCGCGACCAGTCCGATCATGACCAGAGCCACCCAGAGAGTGGCCCGCCCGACGACATCGACCAGCGATTCAATCTTCTCCATCACGGAGGTGATCGCCTTGTTTTTCATGACATACCTTTCACACAGACCTCGACCCACGCCACGCCTGCGGGGCCTGGATGGGTCGAGGTCCTTGACACTGTCCCCTTGGCGCCTCGACAGGCTCGGCGCCAAGGGGACGACACACGCTATCGCTTAACCACGCACCTTGCTGTGGTACTGCTCTTCGCTGACCTCGACCCAGCGGTCGTACTTGGCCTTGAAGCCCATGTAGGAATCGTGCACCTTCTTGACCAGCGGGTCCTTGGCCACGGCCTCGGCCAGCACCTTTTCGGTCTCGGTGCGCAGGGCCTTGATCACCGAATCCGGCAGCGGCTTGGCAATGACCTTCTGGTTCTTGACCAGATCGTCCATGGCCTCGGAATTGGCCTTCTGGCACCAGCCTTCGCTGATAACGTTGCAGGCGGCCGAGGCGTTCTGCACGATGGCCTGCAGGTCCTTGGGCAGCTTGTCCCAGGCGGCCTTGTTGATCAACAGCTCGGACACCGTGGCGGCCTCGTGCCAGCCTGTGGTGTAGTAGTACTTGGCCGCTTTCTGCAGGCCCAGGCGGCGGTCCTGGTAGGGGCCGACGAACTCGGCCGCGTCGATCACGCCGCGCTCCAGCGCCGGGAAGATCTCGCCGCCGGGCAGCACCTTCACGTCCACGCCTAGGTTGGCGTAGACCTTGCCGGCCAGGCCGGGGATGCGCATCTTCAGGCCCTTGAGGTCGGCAACGCTCTTGATCTCCTTCTTGAACCAGCCCGTCATCTGCACGCCGGTGTTGCCGCAGGGCATGGCCACCATGCCGAAGGGCGCGTAGACCTCGTTCCACAGGTCGATGCCGCCGCCGTCGTAGAGCCAGCCGTTCATGCCCTGGAAGTTCAGGCCGAAGGGCACGGCCGTGAAGTACTGGGCCGCAAAGGTCTTGCCGGTCCAGAAGTAGCTGTTGGCGTGGTTCATCTCCACGGTGCCGGCGCGCACGGCGTCGAAGCCCTCGAAAGCCGGGATCAGTTCGCCAGCGCCGAAGACCTGGATCTTCAGGCGGCCGCCCGACATGTCATTGATGCGCTTGGCCAGGTCGGTGGCGCTGCCCGGGCCGTCCATATAAAAAGGTGAGCCCTTGGGGTAGGCACTGGTCATTTTCCAGTTGAAACTCTGCTGCGCCTTGGCCACCATGGGGAAGGCCAGCGCACCGGCAGCGGCGCCGGCAGTGACGGTTTTGGAAACAAACGAACGACGGTCCAGTTTCATGAGGAAGCTCCTGGTTTGTGGATGGATATCCATCTATCCGCAAGGAGCGTGCCTGATTCAGGGCACTGAAGATACTGGGGTTTGCACCGTCTTGGGGCAAACCCCAAGTTATATGCATGCTTACCGTTGCATTTGCAGCCACTGCACCAATTCGGTCAGTGCGGCATCGGTGGCCGCACCCAAAGCGCGCACGCCACCCGCGGCGTCGGCGCTGGCGGCCGGCTGCTGCAGCTGCAGTTCGCGTTGGGCCAGCAGCTGCTCGCCACCGGCCGTGCGCTGCAGCAGCGTGGCGCGCAGGCGCAGCAGGCCGGCGCTCTGCTCCGGGCTGCTGAAGAGCTGGCTGAACTCGTCCAGCTCGATAAGCAGCAGACGCGGCGCCACATCACCGGGGGGTAGCACAAACTGCCGGCCCAGGCCCTCGCGCAGGCGCTGCTGCACCAGTTCAGCCGGCACCATGGCCCAGCGCGACTGGCTGTAGGCGCGCAACTGCTGGGCATCGGCATAAGCCAGGCGGTAGAGCATGGCCGGGCTGTCCAGCGCCGGGCTGGCTTGCACGCGCAGGGCCAGCAAGGGCCGCGCGCCCGACACTGGCTGGGCAAGGACGGCAGCGGACGGACCGAAGTCATACCGCAGCGGTGCCGGGGCGCGCTCGGGCAAAGCAGCGCAGGCCGCGAGCAGGACGACCGGGACGGTCAGGAAAAAACGGCGCCAGGCCACAAGCTTGTTCACGTGCAGACTCCTCATCGCGCACCTCGCGGCACAACAAAACCAGGTTCACCCGGGCCCGGCAGGGACAGGGCCGGGCCGTAAATCAGGGCCTGAGGGTGTTCGTCCAGCGAGGCGGCAGCGCGCCCGACCTGACGCACCGCGCGGCCCGTGTCTTCGAGCGTGCGGTTGAGCCGCGGCAGGCTGCTTTGCTGCACGGTCTGGCCGGTGGCCGCCAGGGCCCCCACGCCCTGTTGCAACTGCTCCAGCGTACCGCCGGGCTGCTGCAGACGCTGGGCCAGGCGTGCATAGTGGTCGGCTGTCTTGCGCACCTGCTCGGCGCTGGCGCTCACCGTGCCGGCAGCCTCGCGCATGGACCGGAAT is part of the Rhodoferax sp. BAB1 genome and harbors:
- a CDS encoding magnesium transporter CorA family protein, yielding MRVFSITATAISESDALPAQAPDQGFIWIGCTRQELEGRLTEIQSCLQALCGIQLLDLHVSDLVNTQLPSHFDYTSQYDLLVFRRLASQSQNGEATTMQPAHHRGGPPILRHIDTSPVGFAIFENVLLSVHPSDCAVRDAYASRLKSSAHDLRTANSRLPTSPADLTLRIVNLMVDGFLELRRELTRQLDHWQAELLNPRTRFSNWTSLLDARLSLRQLDELCEDQRQAVIDWIEVIEDWPEAGTPMAQRERDQLQVRSRDLLEHIERVVHHVRRLEHSIETVVQMHFSAQSNRTNDIMRTLTVLTAIFLPLNLIAGIFGMNFDAIPLIHSDGGFWWAMGSMGLTAVALALLFWRKRYLERSGR
- a CDS encoding LON peptidase substrate-binding domain-containing protein; amino-acid sequence: MSSTFQLPLFPLQTVLFPGSVLPLRIFEVRYLDLIQRCQKEGAPFGVVCLSSGSEVRQPPRPGEAGEPAFGPEVFHLVGTMAHITSFERPQPGLMLVRCRGGRRFRLLRSEQLKHGLWTGEAEYLEEDTPVPVPEDLVHVRVGLQRLLQHMQAQAKPGDELPIQPPLQWDDCGWLANRWCDILPVSPQLKQQFLAVDSPLVRLELVADLLVHLKIGSGPDAGTAPGPN
- a CDS encoding amidohydrolase, whose product is MWRPLLVLCGLALAGPAHAADYSGPLFDAHLHYNEEAYQGPHPLDDVLARMQRNGVRAVIANSRPNDGTRTLASAGVQTRAAGVTVVPFIRLYRNRADYDNWFRDESIYTMVQTEFARGTAAGPYRGIGEFHLYDSANANGPVAKKLMQFAAEKQLAVLAHVDDVAIDLLMAHAPGARLIWAHTGIGGSPAARVAALMEKYPLLMGELSYRPGLTCDESRLCPEWRALLLKYPDRFLIGSDTWVNQRWMYYDELMRGYRRWLGDLPPEVARRIAWDNGASLFQLSRP
- a CDS encoding dienelactone hydrolase family protein gives rise to the protein MGQFIDLKAADGFTFPAYVAQPATKPRGGVVVLQEIFGVNAHIRAVADGYAAAGYLAVAPATFHRVKPGVELGYAPDDMSAGMALKATVEALPAPGVLQDIQAAITHAAQAGKVGVVGYCWGGLLTWRTACLLKGVSAAVPYYGGGVTTEAEIARTPKCPVLAHFGEKDHWIPLEGVAAFQKAHPETEVHVYAANHGFNCDHRGAWDATAAALARERTLAFFAKHLG
- a CDS encoding 2-hydroxychromene-2-carboxylate isomerase, whose amino-acid sequence is MSRTVDYYFAPQSPWTYLGHARFAAMAKAAGATIRVLPVDLGGKVFPISGGLPLPKRAPQRQAYRLVELKRYSEFLKIPLHPQPKYFPVGGDDAACLIIAVDQHDGPDAAMKIAGAIMAAVWAQERNIGDDQVLAALLAECGLDAKRRAQADSQEVRERYEAYTQQAIAAGVFGAPSYVIDGEIFWGQDRLDFVARKLGVSP
- a CDS encoding SDR family oxidoreductase: MDKVLLVTGGGRGIGAATALLAAQRGYAVAVNYTSNSLAADEVVRQIRAGGGTAMAVRADVADEAQVLSMFQQVDAKLGRLTALANNAGVVDTTQRVDEQSLARWQRMFAINVFGTMLCAREAVRRMSTRHGGTGGAIVNVGSVASVHGAAGQYVDYAAAKGAVDVFTLGLAREVATEGIRVNAVRPGIVDTEIHASGGQPGRAQRLAPQIPMQRPGTAQEIANAIVWLLSDEAGYSTGSILDVTGGR
- a CDS encoding MaoC family dehydratase translates to MSTKTFRYYWEDMAVGSTRELGSVSPTREQIMDFARQFDPQPFHLDEAAAQASVFGSLCASGWHTCAMAMRLMVDNFLSEAAGLGSPGLESLKWTKPVFPGDTLSLRHTILDSRPMGSRPDVGLVRTLWEMHNQRGDKVLHMEGWGMFRRRTPATTT
- a CDS encoding MarC family protein translates to MDFKPLVTLLAIVNPLAIVPFFIHYTQGFTREQRLRTIWISSLSAFAVIAISALLGLQILAFFGISLASFQVGGGMLLLTSALAMLNAQPAEAKSNAEEMQSAAERSAARASIAVVPLTIPLLTGPATMSTVVIYADKAKDLLQLGTLVGYGVVVALATALCFALAEPIARVLGKTGINVMTRLMGLILAALAVEVMSDGLMKLFPALGR
- a CDS encoding gamma-glutamyltransferase family protein, encoding MAQSVYGRRGIAVAPHSLAAESAVAVLREGGNALEAMVAAAATIAVVYPHMNSIGGDSFWVINGPGNRPGGIDASGRSALAASRDWYAQRGISGSIPFRGGTAALTVAGTISGWGAAHQLSAQSLGGRLPLSRLLDDAIFLARQGIPVTRSQASTTQAKLAELKDRPGFAETFLTQGQVPQVGALFKQSRLADTLALIARKGTDEYYRGALAKQMAAELAAVGSPLTLADLQAHQARLIDPLTVPVGGAQLHNMVPPSQGLVSLLILALMERFPGWKQAGPESAAFIHAQVEATKLAFRVRDRYLTDPDFMALPPAELLTPARIDALAKEFKSDVALPWGKKTDPGDTIWMGVIDQNGLAVSFIQSIYHEFGSGVVLPSSGVNWQNRGCSFSLDPKHVNTLEPRKKPFHTLNPAMAQLANGGSMVYGTMGGDGQPQTQATIFNRVMRFGDHPQQAIERPRWLLGRTWGQSSDSLKLESRFDPAVLTQLRALGHEVETIGAWDEGVGHAGMLVRHPNGVLEGGFDPRSNGAVAAF
- a CDS encoding TRAP transporter large permease subunit produces the protein MFEPQTYAILMLVGFFALLMLGVPVATTLATVGFIFGYLGFGDSLFSLLPARFYGIVAGYQWMAIPLFVFMGVMLEKSRLADDLLDVMGHIAGGVRGGMGVGIILFGVLMGATTGIVGATVITLGLLTLPTLIKRGYNKSIACGAICASGTLGQIIPPSLILILLSDIMQLSVGTLFAAAVGPGMLLSAVYIIFLLVLGWLKPDLMPPIPQDERDGVTRRQLWIRFWKVVVPPIMLVVAVLGSIVGGIAAPTEAASMGAVGAVLITVLSKRFTWKVLKDVALETSKITAIMMLILMTAQVFALAFRGLHGEDLITRMFEVLPGGVNSDIWFMMLLIFVLGFFIEWIEISYIAVPLFLPVLLAQGVDPVWLAMLITVNLQSSFLTPPFGWALFYLKGVAPPEVTIKDIYKGVIPFITMQFLALLLLFFYPQIALWLPKAIGW
- a CDS encoding TRAP transporter small permease subunit, which encodes MKNKAITSVMEKIESLVDVVGRATLWVALVMIGLVAVNVLLRYSFSFGSVWAQELEWHLLAALILLGMCYALQRGDNVRVDLFYASYSARKKFIVDLISLLLLLAVALIFIKVSIAYVMQAYSIQESSPDPGGIPLRWIVKSLIPIGYGLVALQTVAALLRLFHERAQSVEGGHV
- a CDS encoding TRAP transporter substrate-binding protein; its protein translation is MKLDRRSFVSKTVTAGAAAGALAFPMVAKAQQSFNWKMTSAYPKGSPFYMDGPGSATDLAKRINDMSGGRLKIQVFGAGELIPAFEGFDAVRAGTVEMNHANSYFWTGKTFAAQYFTAVPFGLNFQGMNGWLYDGGGIDLWNEVYAPFGMVAMPCGNTGVQMTGWFKKEIKSVADLKGLKMRIPGLAGKVYANLGVDVKVLPGGEIFPALERGVIDAAEFVGPYQDRRLGLQKAAKYYYTTGWHEAATVSELLINKAAWDKLPKDLQAIVQNASAACNVISEGWCQKANSEAMDDLVKNQKVIAKPLPDSVIKALRTETEKVLAEAVAKDPLVKKVHDSYMGFKAKYDRWVEVSEEQYHSKVRG
- a CDS encoding ABC-type transport auxiliary lipoprotein family protein, with the translated sequence MNKLVAWRRFFLTVPVVLLAACAALPERAPAPLRYDFGPSAAVLAQPVSGARPLLALRVQASPALDSPAMLYRLAYADAQQLRAYSQSRWAMVPAELVQQRLREGLGRQFVLPPGDVAPRLLLIELDEFSQLFSSPEQSAGLLRLRATLLQRTAGGEQLLAQRELQLQQPAASADAAGGVRALGAATDAALTELVQWLQMQR